From the Kogia breviceps isolate mKogBre1 chromosome 3, mKogBre1 haplotype 1, whole genome shotgun sequence genome, one window contains:
- the IDH3A gene encoding isocitrate dehydrogenase [NAD] subunit alpha, mitochondrial isoform X1 has protein sequence MAGPAWISKVSRLLGAFHNQKQVTRGFAGGVKTVTLIPGDGIGPEISAAVMKIFDAAKAPIQWEERNVTAIQGPGGKWMIPPEAKESMDKNKMGLKGPLKTPIAAGHPSMNLLLRKTFDLYANVRPCVSIEGYKTPYSDVNIVTIRENTEGEYSGIEHVIVDGVVQSIKLITEGASKRIAEFAFEYARNNLRSNVTAVHKANIMRMSDGLFLQKCREVAENCKDIKFNEMYLDTVCLNMVQDPSQFDVLVMPNLYGDILSDLCAGLIGGLGVTPSGNIGANGVAIFESVHGTAPDIAGKDMANPTALLLSAVMMLRHMGLFDHAAKIETACFATIKDGKSLTKDLGGNARCSDFTEEICRRVKDLD, from the exons ATGGCTGGGCCCGCGTGGATATCCAAG GTCTCTCGGCTGCTGGGGGCATTCCACAACCAAAAACAGGTGACCAGAGGTTTTGCTGGTGGT GTTAAGACGGTAACTTTAATTCCAGGAGATGGAATTGGCCCAGAAATTTCAGCCGCAGTTATGAAGATTTTTGATGCTGCCAAA GCACCTATTCAGTGGGAGGAGCGGAATGTCACCGCCATTCAAGGACCGGGAGGAAAGTGGATGATCCCTCCAGAAGCCAAAGAGTCCATGGATAAGAACAAGATGGGCTTGAAAG GCCCTTTAAAAACCCCAATAGCCGCGGGTCACCCATCCATGAATTTATTGCTGCGTAAAACATTTGACCTTTATGCAAATGTCCGACCATGTGTCTCAATCGAAGGCTATAAAACCCCTTACAGTGATGTAAATATTGTCACCATTCGAGAGAACACGGAAGGAGAATACAGTGGAATTGAGCATGTG ATTGTGGATGGAGTTGTGCAGAGTATCAAGCTCATCACTGAGGGGGCGAGCAAGCGCATCGCGGAGTTTGCCTTTGAGTACGCGCGGAACAATCTCCGGAGCAACGTCACGGCCGTGCACAAAGCCAACATCAT GCGAATGTCAGATGGGCTTTTTCTGCAAAAATGCAGGGAAGTTGCAGAAAACTGTAAAGATATTAAATTTAATGAGATGTACCTTGATACAGTATGTTTGAAT ATGGTCCAGGATCCATCCCAGTTTGATGTCCTTGTTATgccaaatttgtatggagacatccTTAG TGACCTGTGTGCAGGACTGATTGGAGGTCTTGGTGTGACGCCAAGTGGCAACATTGGAGCCAATGGAGTTGCAATCTTCGAGTCG GTTCACGGGACCGCCCCAGACATCGCGGGCAAGGACATGGCCAACCCCACGGCCCTCCTGCTCAGCGCCGTGATGATGCTGCGCCACATGGGGCTCTTTGACCATGCTGCAAAGATCGAGACAGCATGTTTTGCTACAATTAAGGATGGGAAG
- the IDH3A gene encoding isocitrate dehydrogenase [NAD] subunit alpha, mitochondrial isoform X2, producing MAGPAWISKVSRLLGAFHNQKQVKTVTLIPGDGIGPEISAAVMKIFDAAKAPIQWEERNVTAIQGPGGKWMIPPEAKESMDKNKMGLKGPLKTPIAAGHPSMNLLLRKTFDLYANVRPCVSIEGYKTPYSDVNIVTIRENTEGEYSGIEHVIVDGVVQSIKLITEGASKRIAEFAFEYARNNLRSNVTAVHKANIMRMSDGLFLQKCREVAENCKDIKFNEMYLDTVCLNMVQDPSQFDVLVMPNLYGDILSDLCAGLIGGLGVTPSGNIGANGVAIFESVHGTAPDIAGKDMANPTALLLSAVMMLRHMGLFDHAAKIETACFATIKDGKSLTKDLGGNARCSDFTEEICRRVKDLD from the exons ATGGCTGGGCCCGCGTGGATATCCAAG GTCTCTCGGCTGCTGGGGGCATTCCACAACCAAAAACAG GTTAAGACGGTAACTTTAATTCCAGGAGATGGAATTGGCCCAGAAATTTCAGCCGCAGTTATGAAGATTTTTGATGCTGCCAAA GCACCTATTCAGTGGGAGGAGCGGAATGTCACCGCCATTCAAGGACCGGGAGGAAAGTGGATGATCCCTCCAGAAGCCAAAGAGTCCATGGATAAGAACAAGATGGGCTTGAAAG GCCCTTTAAAAACCCCAATAGCCGCGGGTCACCCATCCATGAATTTATTGCTGCGTAAAACATTTGACCTTTATGCAAATGTCCGACCATGTGTCTCAATCGAAGGCTATAAAACCCCTTACAGTGATGTAAATATTGTCACCATTCGAGAGAACACGGAAGGAGAATACAGTGGAATTGAGCATGTG ATTGTGGATGGAGTTGTGCAGAGTATCAAGCTCATCACTGAGGGGGCGAGCAAGCGCATCGCGGAGTTTGCCTTTGAGTACGCGCGGAACAATCTCCGGAGCAACGTCACGGCCGTGCACAAAGCCAACATCAT GCGAATGTCAGATGGGCTTTTTCTGCAAAAATGCAGGGAAGTTGCAGAAAACTGTAAAGATATTAAATTTAATGAGATGTACCTTGATACAGTATGTTTGAAT ATGGTCCAGGATCCATCCCAGTTTGATGTCCTTGTTATgccaaatttgtatggagacatccTTAG TGACCTGTGTGCAGGACTGATTGGAGGTCTTGGTGTGACGCCAAGTGGCAACATTGGAGCCAATGGAGTTGCAATCTTCGAGTCG GTTCACGGGACCGCCCCAGACATCGCGGGCAAGGACATGGCCAACCCCACGGCCCTCCTGCTCAGCGCCGTGATGATGCTGCGCCACATGGGGCTCTTTGACCATGCTGCAAAGATCGAGACAGCATGTTTTGCTACAATTAAGGATGGGAAG